One Streptomyces sp. NBC_01381 genomic window carries:
- a CDS encoding response regulator transcription factor, with the protein MAASAFSPEHPIRVFLLDDHEVVRRGVHDLLDSEADIEVVGEAGTSEQAQVRGPALRPDVAILDIRLPDGDGITVRRELRSRMPEVACLMLTSFDDDDALLDAIMAGAAGYVLKQIKGTDLIDAVRTVASGQSLLDPATTSRLMSTLRGPDATAGSSQDARLAGLSERERDILALIGEGLTNRQIGKRLFLSEKTVKNHISRLLAKLGVERRIQAAVIAAHVDPGTPR; encoded by the coding sequence ATGGCCGCAAGCGCCTTCTCGCCGGAGCACCCGATACGGGTCTTCCTCCTCGACGACCACGAGGTCGTCCGCAGGGGAGTCCACGATCTGCTCGACTCCGAAGCCGACATCGAGGTCGTTGGGGAGGCGGGTACCAGTGAACAGGCGCAGGTCCGTGGCCCGGCCCTGCGCCCGGACGTGGCGATCCTCGACATCCGGCTCCCCGACGGCGACGGCATCACCGTTCGCCGTGAACTGCGGTCCAGGATGCCGGAGGTGGCCTGTCTGATGCTGACGTCCTTCGATGACGACGACGCGCTCCTGGACGCGATCATGGCGGGTGCGGCGGGCTATGTACTGAAGCAGATCAAGGGCACGGACCTGATCGACGCGGTACGCACCGTCGCCTCCGGACAGTCCCTGCTCGACCCGGCCACCACGTCTCGTCTGATGAGTACTCTGCGCGGTCCGGACGCGACGGCCGGGTCGTCGCAGGACGCCAGGCTGGCTGGGCTCTCGGAACGTGAACGGGACATCCTTGCCCTGATCGGCGAAGGCCTCACCAACCGGCAGATCGGCAAGCGGCTCTTCCTCTCCGAGAAGACCGTCAAGAATCACATCTCCCGGCTGCTGGCGAAGCTGGGCGTCGAACGCCGGATCCAGGCCGCGGTGATCGCCGCCCACGTCGATCCGGGCACCCCGCGCTGA
- a CDS encoding GAF domain-containing protein has protein sequence MGGEERSGSGQLPRLRLDELLEELQVRIDAVRGTRDRLHSLLEAVLSVGRELDLPQVLRRIVETAVALVDAEYGALGVIGPGDMLDEFLPVGINEELRAQIGDLPSGHGLLGELIRHPEPLRLRELSEHSASSGFPAHHPPMHSFLGVPIRVREKVFGNLYLTERRGGGEFDAEDEEVLSTLAVAAGVAIENARLYEEARLRERWLTASAEFTSSLLSGASESRVLELMVERAREITSADIGVVDLVVAEEELRGALALGEGSEAHRGRRIPREGTLAGAALSDGGLVTATDVSCDPRVTFAPERWKGLGPAVAVPMGTADGLRGVLVLARRSGRPAFGKAEIAPLPGFAGQAALALELAERRRDAEQMSLLEDRDRIARDLHDLAIQRLFATGMTLQSAQRFVQHPEASERLVRAVDDLDTTIKIIRSTIFGLRAHEASAVTVPGLRARTTRTVEEAIASLGFTPALRTEGLIDTDVPAVIADDAVAVLSEALANITRHAQASAAEISLLVGGGQLTLTVTDNGVGIGVSGRRSGLRNIAERAERLGGTLTLSAGPDGGTRLEWQVALPAQ, from the coding sequence ATGGGTGGGGAAGAGCGCAGTGGGTCGGGACAGTTGCCCCGATTACGGCTGGACGAGCTGCTCGAAGAGCTTCAGGTACGGATCGACGCGGTTCGCGGGACCCGGGACCGGCTGCACAGTCTGTTGGAAGCGGTCCTTTCGGTGGGGCGGGAGCTGGACCTGCCGCAGGTGCTGCGGCGCATCGTCGAGACCGCCGTGGCACTGGTGGACGCGGAGTACGGTGCGCTCGGCGTCATCGGCCCGGGGGACATGCTGGACGAGTTCCTGCCGGTGGGGATCAACGAGGAGCTGCGGGCACAGATCGGCGACCTGCCCTCGGGGCACGGGCTGCTCGGTGAACTGATCCGGCATCCCGAGCCGTTGCGGCTGCGGGAGCTTTCGGAGCACTCTGCCTCGTCCGGTTTCCCGGCCCATCATCCGCCGATGCACTCGTTCCTCGGTGTGCCCATCCGGGTGCGCGAGAAGGTGTTCGGGAATCTCTATCTCACCGAGAGGCGCGGCGGGGGCGAGTTCGACGCAGAGGACGAGGAGGTGCTTTCCACCCTCGCCGTGGCGGCGGGCGTGGCCATCGAGAACGCCCGGCTCTACGAGGAGGCACGGCTGCGGGAACGGTGGCTGACGGCGAGCGCCGAGTTCACCAGCTCCCTGCTGTCCGGCGCCTCGGAGTCGCGCGTACTGGAGTTGATGGTCGAGCGCGCCCGGGAGATCACCTCCGCCGACATCGGTGTGGTGGACCTGGTGGTGGCGGAGGAGGAGCTGCGCGGCGCACTCGCGCTCGGCGAGGGCTCGGAGGCGCACCGGGGCCGGCGCATTCCCCGCGAAGGGACCCTGGCCGGCGCGGCGTTGAGCGACGGCGGTCTGGTGACCGCCACGGACGTGAGCTGCGATCCGCGGGTCACCTTCGCGCCGGAGAGGTGGAAGGGTCTGGGGCCTGCGGTCGCCGTCCCGATGGGAACGGCCGACGGGCTGCGCGGCGTCCTCGTCCTCGCCCGGCGGTCCGGGCGCCCTGCCTTCGGCAAGGCCGAGATCGCACCGCTGCCCGGATTCGCCGGACAGGCCGCGCTCGCCCTGGAGCTGGCGGAACGACGACGGGACGCCGAGCAGATGAGCCTGCTCGAGGATCGGGACCGGATCGCCCGTGATCTGCATGACCTGGCCATTCAGCGTCTGTTCGCGACCGGCATGACGCTGCAGAGCGCCCAGCGGTTCGTCCAGCACCCTGAGGCTTCCGAACGCCTGGTGAGGGCGGTGGACGATCTCGACACCACCATAAAGATCATTCGGTCGACCATCTTCGGGCTGCGGGCGCATGAGGCGAGTGCGGTGACCGTTCCCGGCCTGCGGGCGCGGACGACGCGGACGGTGGAGGAGGCGATCGCTTCGCTGGGCTTCACTCCCGCCCTGCGTACGGAGGGCCTGATCGACACCGATGTGCCGGCCGTCATCGCCGACGACGCCGTGGCCGTACTGAGCGAGGCGCTCGCCAACATCACCCGGCACGCGCAGGCGTCGGCCGCGGAGATCTCCCTCCTCGTGGGTGGGGGACAGCTGACATTGACCGTGACGGACAACGGCGTCGGCATCGGCGTGAGCGGGCGTCGCAGCGGCCTGCGCAACATCGCCGAGCGGGCCGAGCGTCTTGGCGGCACGTTGACGCTGAGCGCCGGTCCGGACGGTGGAACACGGCTGGAGTGGCAGGTGGCGCTGCCGGCCCAGTGA